A single region of the Jatrophihabitans sp. GAS493 genome encodes:
- a CDS encoding cobalamin B12-binding domain-containing protein — protein sequence MRLRIVVAKPGLDGHDRGAKVIARALRDAGVEVVYTGLHQTPEQIVQTVLHEDADALGVSILSGAHMTLFSRIMELLRVNQLEDVVVFGGGIIPAEDIPLLNELGVAKIFTPGATTTEVVDWVAQNVGPLGETGLSNASTEVIQA from the coding sequence GTGCGACTCAGAATCGTGGTTGCGAAACCGGGACTGGACGGCCATGACCGTGGTGCCAAGGTCATCGCCCGAGCGCTAAGAGACGCCGGGGTGGAGGTCGTCTATACCGGTCTGCATCAGACGCCGGAGCAGATCGTGCAGACCGTGCTGCACGAAGACGCCGACGCCCTCGGCGTCTCCATCCTCTCCGGCGCGCATATGACCCTTTTCTCCCGAATAATGGAGTTGCTCCGGGTAAATCAGCTGGAGGACGTAGTCGTCTTCGGCGGCGGAATCATCCCCGCGGAGGACATTCCGCTGTTGAACGAGCTGGGCGTCGCCAAGATATTCACGCCCGGCGCCACAACCACGGAGGTGGTTGACTGGGTGGCGCAGAACGTGGGCCCGTTAGGTGAGACCGGTCTCAGCAACGCCTCGACCGAGGTGATTCAGGCTTAG
- a CDS encoding glutamate synthase subunit beta, translated as MGKPTGFLEYGRETPPRRPVPVRLLDWKEVYEDFPAQSLKNQASRCMDCGIPFCNNGCPLGNIIPDWNDLVYREQWQAAIERLHATNNFPEFTGRLCPAPCEGACVLGINQDPVAIKQIEVSIIDRAWEAGLVAPVMASKSTGKSVAVIGSGPAGLAAAQQLTRAGHSVVVLERADRIGGLLRYGIPEFKMEKHQLERRLEQMRAEGTQFRTDVNVGVDITVDELNANYDAVVIATGATVSRDLPATGRDAVGIYQAMEYLPLANRAQEGDLAVDEVAINAKGKKVVIIGGGDTGADCLGTAHRQGAESIHQFEILARPVDGRPETNPWPTFPLSYKVTSAHEEGGERLYCVNTEEFLKGPDGALTGLRFHEVVQKFEDGWMSFERVEGSDTVLEADLVFLAMGFTGPEQNGLLTELGVSLDARGNVVRDGNWSTNVSKVFVAGDAGRGQSLIVWAIAEGRACAAAVDAFLEGATDLPSPIRPTDRPLV; from the coding sequence ATGGGTAAGCCCACTGGATTCTTGGAGTACGGCCGGGAGACGCCACCGCGTCGTCCGGTGCCGGTGCGTCTGCTGGACTGGAAAGAGGTCTACGAGGACTTCCCGGCGCAGTCGTTGAAGAACCAGGCCAGTCGCTGCATGGACTGTGGCATCCCGTTTTGCAACAACGGTTGCCCGCTCGGCAACATCATCCCGGACTGGAACGACCTGGTGTACCGCGAGCAGTGGCAGGCGGCCATTGAGCGACTGCACGCGACGAACAATTTCCCAGAATTTACTGGGCGTCTCTGCCCCGCTCCCTGTGAGGGCGCCTGTGTACTCGGGATCAATCAGGATCCGGTGGCGATCAAGCAGATCGAGGTCAGCATCATCGACCGCGCTTGGGAAGCTGGTCTGGTGGCGCCGGTGATGGCCTCCAAGAGCACCGGCAAGTCGGTTGCGGTCATCGGCTCCGGCCCGGCCGGCCTCGCCGCCGCCCAGCAGCTCACTCGCGCCGGACACAGCGTGGTCGTGCTGGAGCGGGCTGATCGCATCGGCGGGCTGCTCCGCTACGGCATCCCCGAGTTCAAGATGGAGAAGCACCAGTTGGAGCGGCGTCTGGAGCAGATGCGCGCGGAGGGGACGCAGTTCCGTACCGACGTCAATGTCGGCGTGGACATAACCGTCGACGAGCTCAATGCCAACTATGACGCCGTGGTGATCGCCACCGGCGCGACAGTGAGTCGTGACCTTCCGGCGACTGGTCGAGATGCGGTCGGCATCTACCAGGCGATGGAGTACCTGCCGCTGGCCAACCGGGCGCAAGAGGGCGACCTCGCCGTTGACGAGGTCGCCATCAACGCCAAGGGTAAGAAGGTCGTCATCATCGGCGGCGGCGACACCGGAGCGGACTGCCTCGGCACGGCCCACCGGCAGGGGGCTGAGTCCATTCACCAGTTCGAGATCCTGGCCCGGCCGGTCGATGGCCGCCCTGAAACGAACCCGTGGCCGACTTTCCCCTTGAGTTACAAGGTGACTTCGGCTCACGAAGAGGGTGGCGAGCGGCTGTACTGCGTCAACACTGAGGAGTTCCTCAAGGGTCCGGATGGCGCGCTGACCGGGCTTCGCTTCCACGAGGTCGTGCAGAAGTTCGAGGACGGCTGGATGAGCTTCGAGCGGGTCGAGGGTAGCGACACAGTTCTCGAGGCCGATCTGGTCTTCCTGGCGATGGGCTTCACCGGCCCCGAGCAGAATGGACTGCTGACCGAGCTGGGGGTGTCGCTCGACGCGCGCGGCAACGTCGTGCGTGACGGCAACTGGTCGACCAATGTCTCCAAGGTCTTCGTCGCCGGCGACGCCGGACGCGGTCAGAGCCTCATCGTCTGGGCGATCGCCGAGGGACGAGCGTGTGCGGCGGCGGTGGATGCCTTCCTGGAGGGTGCGACCGATCTCCCGTCGCCGATCCGCCCCACCGATCGCCCACTGGTCTAG
- the sucD gene encoding succinate--CoA ligase subunit alpha, producing MSIFLNENSKVIVQGMTGGEGMKHTARMLASGTQVVGGVNARKAGTKVDFDSATLPVFGTVAEAIAETGADVSVLFVPPPFTKDAVIEAIDAAIGLAVVITEGVPVHDSTYFWSYNQGKSTRIIGPNCPGLISPGKANAGIIPADITGPGKIGLVSKSGTLTYQMMYELRDIGFSTAVGIGGDPVIGTTHIDCLQAFQDDPDTEAIVMIGEIGGDAEERAAAFIKANVTKPVVGYVAGFTAPEGKTMGHAGAIVSDGAGTAQGKKEALEAAGVRVGKTPSETARLMRELIG from the coding sequence ATGTCTATCTTCCTTAACGAAAACTCGAAGGTCATCGTGCAGGGCATGACCGGCGGCGAGGGCATGAAGCACACCGCCCGCATGCTCGCCTCCGGCACCCAGGTCGTCGGTGGCGTCAATGCCCGTAAGGCCGGAACGAAGGTCGACTTCGACTCGGCGACGCTGCCCGTCTTCGGCACCGTCGCCGAGGCGATCGCCGAGACCGGTGCTGACGTCTCCGTGCTCTTCGTCCCGCCGCCGTTCACCAAGGACGCCGTCATCGAGGCGATCGACGCCGCGATCGGCCTCGCCGTGGTGATCACCGAGGGCGTCCCGGTGCACGACTCGACCTACTTCTGGTCCTACAACCAGGGCAAGTCCACTCGTATCATCGGCCCGAACTGCCCCGGTCTGATCAGCCCCGGAAAGGCCAACGCCGGCATCATCCCGGCCGACATCACCGGCCCGGGCAAGATCGGACTGGTCTCGAAGTCCGGCACCCTGACGTACCAGATGATGTACGAGCTGCGTGACATCGGCTTCTCGACCGCGGTCGGCATCGGTGGCGACCCGGTCATCGGCACCACTCACATCGACTGCCTGCAGGCCTTCCAGGATGACCCGGACACCGAGGCCATCGTGATGATCGGCGAGATCGGCGGCGACGCCGAAGAGCGGGCGGCCGCCTTCATCAAGGCGAACGTCACCAAGCCGGTCGTCGGCTACGTCGCCGGCTTCACCGCGCCGGAGGGTAAGACCATGGGCCACGCCGGGGCCATCGTCTCCGACGGCGCCGGCACCGCGCAGGGCAAGAAGGAGGCCCTGGAGGCCGCCGGGGTCCGCGTCGGAAAGACCCCGAGCGAGACGGCACGGCTGATGCGCGAGCTCATCGGCTAG
- the sucC gene encoding ADP-forming succinate--CoA ligase subunit beta gives MDLFEYQAKQLFQKYGVPVGLGEVATTPAEAKAAAERIGGVTVVKAQVKIGGRGKAGGVKVAKSPADAETLAGEILGMDIKGLTVHKVLIDPGAQIEEEYYVSYLLDRSNRTFLAMASYEGGMEIEQLAVERPDALAKVPVDAQTGVDLAKAREIAAAGKFPESVAEQVAEVLVKLWDAFVGSDATLVEVNPLALVKGADGGPSEVKALDGKVTLDDNANFRQAANEDLVDLDATDPLEQRAKEKHLNYVKLEGEVGIIGNGAGLVMSTLDVVAYAGENHGNVKPANFLDIGGGASAEVMANGLEIILSDPDVRSVFVNVFGGITACDAVANGIVAALGILGDAATKPLVVRLDGNNVELGRQILNDAAHPLVTLATTMDDGAAKAAELANAGV, from the coding sequence GTGGATCTGTTCGAGTACCAAGCCAAGCAGCTGTTCCAGAAGTACGGAGTCCCGGTCGGACTCGGCGAGGTCGCCACGACGCCCGCCGAGGCGAAGGCCGCCGCCGAGCGCATCGGCGGCGTCACGGTCGTCAAGGCCCAGGTGAAGATCGGTGGTCGCGGAAAGGCCGGCGGCGTGAAGGTCGCCAAGAGCCCCGCCGACGCCGAGACGCTGGCCGGCGAGATCCTGGGTATGGACATCAAGGGCCTCACCGTGCACAAGGTGCTCATCGACCCCGGTGCCCAGATCGAGGAGGAGTATTACGTCTCCTACCTGCTGGACCGCTCGAACCGCACCTTCCTGGCGATGGCCTCCTACGAGGGCGGCATGGAGATCGAGCAGCTCGCGGTGGAGCGTCCGGATGCGCTGGCCAAGGTTCCGGTCGATGCGCAGACCGGCGTCGACCTGGCCAAGGCGCGGGAGATCGCCGCCGCCGGCAAGTTCCCGGAGTCGGTTGCCGAGCAGGTGGCCGAGGTGCTGGTGAAGCTCTGGGATGCCTTCGTCGGCTCCGACGCGACCCTCGTCGAGGTGAACCCGCTGGCCCTGGTCAAGGGTGCCGACGGCGGTCCGAGCGAGGTCAAGGCCCTCGACGGCAAGGTGACGCTGGACGACAACGCGAACTTCCGCCAGGCGGCCAACGAGGACCTCGTCGACCTCGACGCGACCGACCCGCTCGAGCAGCGCGCCAAGGAGAAGCACCTCAACTACGTCAAGCTCGAGGGCGAGGTCGGCATCATCGGTAACGGCGCCGGGCTGGTGATGTCCACCCTGGACGTCGTCGCCTATGCCGGTGAGAATCACGGCAACGTCAAGCCGGCCAACTTCCTGGACATCGGCGGCGGCGCCTCGGCCGAGGTGATGGCCAACGGCCTGGAGATCATCCTCTCCGACCCCGACGTGCGCAGCGTCTTCGTCAACGTCTTCGGCGGAATCACGGCCTGCGACGCGGTCGCCAACGGCATCGTGGCGGCGCTGGGAATTCTCGGCGACGCAGCCACCAAGCCCCTGGTCGTGCGACTCGACGGCAACAACGTCGAACTCGGACGGCAGATTCTCAATGATGCCGCGCATCCGTTGGTGACGCTGGCGACCACTATGGACGACGGCGCAGCGAAGGCTGCGGAACTTGCGAACGCGGGAGTCTGA
- a CDS encoding triacylglycerol lipase, which translates to MTSVVGELWRAPYRLTRVTIRGAARSTAGVVTLAGDVVRASSKEAATAAAHVVLYPAGLLSEADRTVDPRFRIDNLTPVTRGLILSDIEAHGTPIVLVHGLVDNRSAFAVLRRALRRRGFGRISTVNYSPLTADVPSAAARLGRHIERICAQSGYEKVHVVGHSLGGVIARYYVQRQGGDRRVDTLVTLGSPHRGSNLARLFPFFVARQLHPGSRVIRDLAKPARCSSRFVAIWSDFDEVIIPAANARLDHPDLKAVNIRVHGVGHLALLVDYDAVRSVIEILSGRGAVGPNWERRRATGPHAAFSGVHDRRRRGLGAPAFSEQVEDDQSRDPAAGEAATAAADEADAVILAEAVWAIGGPVEF; encoded by the coding sequence GTGACGAGCGTGGTCGGCGAACTCTGGCGCGCGCCCTACCGGCTGACCCGGGTCACCATTCGTGGGGCCGCCCGCTCAACGGCCGGGGTCGTCACCCTCGCCGGCGACGTCGTGCGAGCCAGTTCCAAAGAGGCCGCGACAGCGGCGGCGCATGTGGTGTTGTATCCGGCCGGGCTGTTGTCCGAGGCCGACCGCACCGTCGACCCGCGTTTCCGGATCGACAACCTGACCCCGGTTACCCGCGGCCTGATCCTGAGCGACATCGAGGCGCACGGCACGCCGATCGTGCTGGTCCATGGGCTGGTCGACAATCGTTCGGCCTTCGCCGTGCTGCGGCGCGCGCTGCGTCGGCGCGGCTTCGGCCGGATCAGTACGGTGAACTACTCGCCTCTGACGGCCGATGTGCCGAGCGCGGCGGCTCGACTCGGCCGCCACATCGAGCGAATCTGCGCGCAGAGCGGGTACGAGAAGGTGCACGTGGTCGGGCACAGCCTCGGCGGGGTGATCGCGCGGTACTACGTGCAGCGGCAGGGCGGCGACCGCCGGGTGGACACCCTGGTGACGCTCGGCTCACCGCATCGGGGCTCAAACCTGGCGCGCCTCTTTCCCTTCTTCGTTGCCCGGCAGCTGCATCCGGGGTCGCGCGTGATCCGGGACTTGGCCAAGCCCGCCCGCTGCAGCAGTCGCTTCGTCGCAATCTGGAGTGACTTCGACGAGGTCATCATTCCGGCCGCGAACGCCCGGCTCGATCACCCGGACCTGAAGGCGGTGAACATCCGCGTGCACGGGGTCGGCCATCTGGCGCTGCTGGTCGACTACGACGCGGTGCGCTCGGTGATCGAGATTCTCTCCGGACGCGGAGCAGTCGGGCCGAACTGGGAGCGGAGGCGGGCGACGGGCCCCCACGCCGCCTTCAGCGGTGTCCACGACCGCCGGCGGCGCGGGCTGGGTGCACCGGCCTTCTCTGAGCAGGTCGAAGACGACCAGTCCCGGGACCCAGCGGCCGGCGAGGCGGCGACGGCCGCTGCGGACGAGGCGGACGCGGTGATCCTGGCCGAAGCGGTGTGGGCCATCGGCGGCCCGGTCGAGTTCTGA
- a CDS encoding molybdenum cofactor biosysynthesis protein, protein MQLLRSPLHRYAGRPADGPVAGGGDELVESISIRAGLGIVGDRYFAVPAHRDAAVTIMTLDALLPLAALVALDADDDRRKAVGLTETRRNILLDGIDIDAAVGGILTLDSGAGPVRFKLNRAANPCRWMDTEIAPGSWKALRGKGGARCTPLDDGELRLGPVRGEFELGPRLGRSDY, encoded by the coding sequence GTGCAGTTGCTGCGATCTCCCCTGCACCGCTACGCCGGGCGCCCGGCCGACGGCCCGGTCGCCGGCGGAGGTGACGAGCTGGTGGAGTCGATCTCGATACGGGCCGGGCTGGGAATCGTCGGGGACCGCTACTTCGCGGTACCGGCCCATCGGGACGCTGCGGTCACCATCATGACGCTGGACGCGCTGCTGCCTCTCGCGGCGCTCGTCGCACTTGATGCCGACGACGACAGGCGGAAGGCCGTCGGCCTGACCGAGACGCGGCGCAACATCCTGCTCGACGGGATCGACATCGACGCGGCGGTCGGAGGAATCCTCACGCTTGACAGCGGGGCCGGTCCGGTGCGTTTCAAGCTCAACCGGGCCGCCAACCCGTGCCGCTGGATGGACACCGAGATCGCACCGGGTTCCTGGAAGGCGCTCCGCGGCAAGGGTGGGGCGCGCTGCACCCCGTTGGACGACGGCGAATTGCGACTTGGGCCTGTGCGTGGTGAATTCGAACTTGGGCCCCGACTGGGCCGCAGCGACTACTAG